Part of the Denticeps clupeoides chromosome 3, fDenClu1.1, whole genome shotgun sequence genome, TAATTATCAGCCAAATCAGTGAAATAatatagacaaaaaaaagtgattttactGTGTCATAATGAATCATGAAAATCTCAAACCAGTGAAACGTTTGGTTTTTACACTgtgtctttataaaaaaacaggaataacACAATTGCACTTCTTTTTTAGAAAGTAAACGATGCTGGGCAGCCTGAGGCCAGAACCGAACTCTGAACATGTCGGacgaaaaaaaaacttttcaacttTTTAACTGAATCCTGAATTCtgtgaaatgcaaaaataaagaaaaaaagttgtcaGGTGAACAaggtttattatttaaaaaatataatattgcccccttgtggtctaaAAGGCTTTTAATCCACGTCATCAATGCATAAACCCACGTCAATAAAACAATcattatattgatattttatgaaATACTTTAAAATGCAGTGCAAATATTTGATACATTTTAAAGAGCACATGACAAGCAGATTTTGTACATTATCTTTATAAATGATGATTTAGGCTTTTGGTTTTCTGCACCTCAGCACGTCtcagtatttgtatttttggcCTCAGacctatatgtgtgtgttttcgaaAGACGTCTGTGGCGAGTGGTTTTCACCCACAAGTCACTAGGCTCCTCCTGCCCACATATGGGGTCCtgatctgattttttttcatccatccacaacagagaaagtaaaTTGTGTGCAGATGAATGACAGAATACGAAGTGGAGTAACGAGACCTGAAATAGAAATGTATAGAGGCTATCAGACTTTATACGGCATCCTAAAATGGGAACCAGTGGAGGAGAGCAACACAGATGCAGCATATATACGGCGCTGACAGcaacagagaagaaaaaagagCATTTTTGAGGGCCAGACTGGAATAATTAGCAGGGTTCGTTAGCCAACAGGAAACGGGTCTCATAACGAGGGCAGTACTGGATGTCATTGAGTGCAGAGTAGAATATAGGTCTGCCGGTGGTGTGAGAATTGACGGGTTTGTGGACGTGTCCGGCAACATTACAGAAGATGTCCAGACAATGTGTGGCAAAAGGTTTTTATAAATGAGATGAGAGGTATGTCCTCGGGTCAATAAATAGTAGCAACACAATGTACACAATGTGTactaaaaatacacacagatcAACCATAGCCTTAACACCACCTACCTAACTTCACTCCTTTAAGATGTGAGGTAGGACCAGTTTTAACATCCCACCGATGCTAAAacgttgttggttcgaatcccgatccgccaaggtgccaccgagcaaagcaccgtccccacaaactgttccccgggcgcctgtcacggctgcccactgctcaccaagggtgacggttacaAGAGAACACAAAAAGGTGTATTTTTGATTGCGATATGGAGAATTTGGAGGACAAGTCAAACTCAAGTACTGTGCTCCTGAAACCGTTCTTGAAGCATTTCTGCAGTGTGTCAGGGAGCATCATCCTGCTGAAAGAAGACACTGCCATCAGGAAGTACTGTCTCCATGACTTGGTTTGCAACcatgtttaggtaggtggtacatgtcaaagtaacatccatatgaatgcaggacccaaggtTTTGAGATAGAGCATTGCCTCCACCAGCTTGAATTCTTCAAATAGTCCCACATGCCATCAACATGAAGAATttgtgattcatcagaccaggacatCTTCATTCTGATCTGCATTGCAGGAATTTTGGTGATGGACACTGTGTATTTTGACATTGGTAAATATTTACAGAATGTCCACTTGCTCCGTATCAAATTCCATCCACTGTAAGCGGATCATCAGTGATCTTCACCTTTATGATTACCTCATTACCTTACCTGAGGCCTGGTCTGTGagcattattaacattattctGATAAAATGTCCAGCTGATGGTTTTGGCAGGAACTGGTCTGGTCTTCATCGCTGTGTTGAAATGGTCTACTTGTGCTCCACATGACTGGTGACACATCATCAGGTACCTGTAGATCATGGAATAAGCACCAGCGCCAGGGGTCAAGGTGTCATTGGGAAAGTTCTTGAAAGGTCATTCCTGGATACAGGATCACAggaattttgttttgttgctcAGACGGCAGTAAATCAGGGAGGACCGAAAGGAACGGAAGGAGTGGGACGTTCTGTTGGAGAAGGAGCTGGACGCAGATCTGTTAGAGCCTTTCTGTCTATAAACAGACAGCGGCTGTAATTGCACACACAGCGTGGCCTGAAGCGGAGCTGGTAGTTATGCAGCGTGGCGTTCGGCCGAACGTGaaccagacacacaaacatgccACAGCGGCGAGGCCTCCACAGCTGCGGCCAATGGCTGATGGGATTGCGGTGTCTGGGGGGGCGGAGGCAGGGTGACTTCTCCACATGTGGCCCGCGTTCTGGGTGAACCCGTCGGTCAGCTGCAGGAAACAGACTTAATCTTCAGCTGTGTGATGGAGGAGGGGGCGAGGTGGGACGTCTTCTTCAGTATTGATGCATCATGAAGACAGGAGCATCCTGTTTAAAttcaacaataaataataaagaaatcatTTTATACAAACCCCCAAAAATTCGGCTCCAGGTAATAATAAATACAGGGATTAACGATaaataataaaggaaaaaataaactgttAGATGAATCTACTAATAATACGGTAACATTGCATAATGATtgtaatttttgttgttttgatgTTATTGATAATAATGTCTTATTGTAATTTATAGTTGTTTTGTTTTCCCGTGTGAACTTTACCACCCACCATGTGGAATTAATGTGGTGCATCTCTCGTAGCCAGTGGTGACATCTGCTTATTCGAAAGTATAATTCATTACTATTAACGCAGCTCATCTACGTTCTGCTTGATGAGCTTCATTAATTAGGATCTTTTCCCCCTGGTGTGTCTGCTCAGCTTGGCTGAAAATGAGGAGTGTGATTTAAGGGCAAGATCCCATCATGCAGGGTGTCATTCTGGTGATGGCAAGTTGAAGGAGATGCTCTCAGGATCTCCTCACCTGGCTGTCTTTGCAGACTGTGGTAAatagtttttctgtgtttttctgcttgTGGAGAGAATCATTTTCACTGCTAGGACAACACTATCTGCAATGTccaatcacatcacatcacatgacactaATACAAAGGTGCAGTGCATATGTAGAAATAACCAACAATAGagaaatatacacacactattttaatttaacaaacTGTATTGTGCAAACAGTGCAAATTGAGATTATGGGTTTGGTGGTTGTAAGTCAGTGCGGTCAACAATCCAATGATCCTATGGAAGAAACTGTCCCATTGTCTGCTGGTCCAGGACCAGATGCTGCTGTACCgtctgaaaagtgaaaaaagtgaagtgactgtcattgtgaaacaagcacagcacacaatcacacaaccttagtgagcagcggtgagcagtgtgtggggatggtgctttgctcagtggcaccttagtgccTCATTGGCTCTTTGGTGGCTCCTTCCGATTACCCAAGTCCGCTTTCCTACCTGCTaggcccaccactgccccactgcccaGGCTCCGCTTGATGATGTCCTGTAGaaaggcagcagtgtgtggggacagtatcttgttcaagggaacctcagctcgggatttgaacccacaaccctttggttacgagtccgtttccttagccactaggccaccactgccccatatgatGTTGCCCAGTCTGACAACCTGGGGtctgacaggaagttgagcaTCCAGGTGCAAAGGCAGCTGCTTGGACCCAAGTCCCGGAGTGTCCTGTCCAGTTTTGACTGAATGCTGAACTGTTCTCTACAAGCAGCATTCTCACATATGGGTCCTTCTTCACGAGGTGGGAGAGGGCAGTGTGGAGTGACAACAGGACCATGGCATCGTGGGACTTTTATGTTAATGAGATGTTGTACTTGTTGGATGGGCTTTAACTTTACAGTTAAAGTGATGGCTTTGGGGAAGAAACTGGACATAAATCTTGTAGTGCGTGTTTTGATGGACCTACTGAATATCCAGAGGGCATCAGTTCAAACAGATGATGGGCAGGATGTGGTGGATCCTTCAGGTTGCTGTATGTCTTCTGCAGACAACAGGAGGTGTAGATATCGTTTTGATATTTATGATATCTCTGCTCTACTGTAAAATCAGTATTATGAGGTGTATCGTGTATGGTGGAATGATACCAGTGCTGGCAGGGTGCAGAAAACGGGCCGGGATCCCCGCAGTGGTGCTCTTCTCACACTTACGCTGGTTCCTCCAGGCAGACAGCGAAGCAGACGTTGAAATTACAGCCCAGCACAGCCACAACAAATCCGTCCCCCAAGAATAAACCGGAGAGACGAGGCAGAGGCCGACAGCAGGGTCATCGCTGCCGTGCACCCCAGTCCACACGCCCCGCCGAGCATCTCAGCAGCCGCTGGCCTTCCTACACACGCCCTCTCCTGAGCCAGCACGGGCTCTGGTTGTAAACTTGCCGTTTTGGACGCCTTGCAGGAAATGCTGCGGCTGTGGTGGGCCGGGCAGCAACCTCTAATTAAGCTCCGTCACATAATGAGTCCCGGACGCTCGATTAGCCGAAGGCGGCTGCCGGTTGGGGTGGCACTTTGGGAACTGCGGGGGCGGCTGAAGGCAGCGGGCAGCTGCTGATGTGGGGACACCTCCATATGGGTCGCGTGCCTCATATCACTGCATCTGCTGCGCCACGGCGCAAAGGTTACAGGCTCCGCCTTAAATCCCACTAATGACTTGCTGTGTTAGGGTTATGTAATGAATGTCCTCACTAGAGCATATGACAATTTTTAAGTAGGAATTTATGCCAACCCTTCGGCCCCAACCAAGTGTTGCGTGTGTAAAATAAGAACAGATTGCATAATGAGGATGATTCTCATGAAACTGTTTCTCACTCCCACAATAATTTACAGATTATAGTAACAGAGCATATGATGTCATTTACAGCTTGCGCacagctttttttaaatatatttgtgagacCGTGATATAGTACTAATCACCTGACATTCAAATTTGGTGTGAAATAGTAGCGGTTTTATATTGAATGAAAAGTTCTTCTATATTAGTCCATTCagggttttaaataaaaaatcaatcgGAATTGACCTTATCTGTTCTCTGTTTCTGTTGATGGTTACTGACACCCAGAGCATGGTCtgctttctttcttgttttatctatttaattaCCTGACGCCAGTGAACATCCTTAGTGTTCAGTGCTGAACTCCTTGTCAGTTTAAAATGGACTTATTTTGAAAAGTGTAACGTGTCTTCAGACTGAGCAAATGCATAAGCTGTTAAATCAACTTTCAGATCTTTTATGACTGGATTTGTATGAAATGTGGGATTTTTACAGAGCCCgtactttgtcatttttacttGGATACAGAGGTTGAGTCAATTCTTTAACTTTTTCTAGTTAACTTACTAGTTTAacttttttacaaaaatttttAACACAATTATACATACTTCTACTTCAGCAAAGAATTAGTGAACCAGCACAACTGAGAGAAGGTTCTGGGTTCCAGCAGTGGTAACAGTAATACCATCCCCATCATTTAGTTCACAAATCCAAACCAGGAAGGTGGTGTTAGTGATCAAGTCTGAAAACTTCTTCACCAATCATCCCACCTTCTCGCTGCCTCTGTCACATTATTCACTGATGCGGATGTTTCTTTTTCTAGAACACATACAGTTAGTTCTGCATTTATCATAACACATTTCTGTTTCTAGTTGACTGTCCATCctgaagagagtgtgtgtgtgtgtgtgtgtgtgtgtgtgtgtgtgtgtgtgtgtgtgtgtgtgtgtgtgtgtgtgtcgtggaATGAAAACCAGCATGTGGGAGTGAGTTGCGGAGTGTGGCATGTGGAGAAGGGTGGTGTGCCGGGGTCAGGTTGCCACACGATTCTCAAACCAATCACAATCGTAACCGATATCCCCCCTGTGCGCAGAAAACACTATAAATACTCAGGAGCGAGGAAGGCAAATCACAGCAAGGGGAAGAAGAAGCCAAAGAAAAGAGCATCTCTGACTCTTCCAGACATCCAGAACAGTCCAGGATGAAAACCTTCGCACTCCTCGCCATCTTCGGCGtcctgtcggtctgtctgtccatGGGAGGTAAgttttatagatttttaaaCCTGACAAACGTGAGATGTTTGATAGATCAGATTTTTAACCCCTTTTATTCTCAATCGGTCTCAGTTCCACAAGCTGTGGAGGATTATGGCCTACTGTCCACTGCCGGGCCACCAGACACAGACGGATCTGATTCTAGCTCTGCCTCATCTTCAGCTTCTGACTCTTCAGCTTCAGACTCCACATCCTCCTCAGAGTCCAATTCCGATTCTGCGTCTGACTCCGCGTCCGACTCCTCCTCAGATTCCACCTCCTCCTCAGATTCCACCTCAGATTCCGCCTCATCCTCGTCGGAGTCACACAGCTCTGAAGGTGAGACGTCCTCAGACGCTTCTTCTCTTTACGTGTCGTGTAGAGGACGTTCCTCACGTCTCCAGATGCCTGAACTCAGACTGTGCACACAGAGAACCCGGCTCCAGAGGTGGTGGTGAAGAGAGACGTGGCGGCTGCTCTGCTGAAGAGACCGAGAAGAGCGACGGTGGCGGCTGATCTCAGCCCTGTGCAGCTGGAGAGGTGAAGACCATGCAGATCATAATTCATTTGATCATGTGTCGCTAAACTGTCACAATATTCAGATGAGGCTGTTCAGACCAAGACAACCAGGAGATGTAATCTCACCAGCAGGTCCTAGCCCTCCCCAGTGGGACATGCCAGAAAGAGGGCAAATTATCATCAGTactattgatatttttgtagaGGACGTCATCGTCCCTGCATCGGATCTTGCCATTATTCTGCCAAACTACAAGACAAAATTGTTCAGCaacatattttgtattaaatattaaaaagtgcTGATTTTATGAGTAGAGTAAGCTACAAGTTCTTGACCTGAAAAATTCTAAAATTCTTATTTTATCTCCTACATTTACTACATTACTACAAATTATCTGCACAATTTTCTGAAGCTAATCTCAGAGACTGATTCGCCTGCTTTTTTTTGTCCCGTTGTCCAGTCTGAGGGAAGTGTGCGAAGCCAACCTGGCCTGTGAGGACATGGCTGAAACGGCGGGCATCATCGCCGCCTACACAGCATATTATGGCCCCATCACGCTGTAGACCTTCAGAGGCATCCTGCTGGGCCCTCCATGAACTCTGACCCCTCCTCTGGGATGGAAGAGCGATGAGCAGCAGTGCCGAGGCCTGTCATCGTTACACAAAATGAAGGGTTAAACTATATACGTTACATCTTTATTAATAAGCGTATGGAAATGGGGGTGTTTCTGTATTCTGCAATTTTTTGGTGCTTTTTTGGTGCTCGACGTGCTCCTTTGTGGAAATGCTCTAGAGAATGTCCATTCTCAACATTTATTTTGCCCATAGATATGACTTGCAATATGAAATGTTTCTCTCGTAATGTACATAGTTGTGTAAAATACGGTGCTTActtgtataaaataaaacttttctgAAAATATTCGTTTGTTTGAATTCACGTCATTACAACCACATCTCTCGTAAGTCGGTGCTTGTCCTgaagggggcagtatttcaccacaAATCTCGGCCGCCGTCGTAATAAAGTATAAATAGATTGTTATGAGAACAGAAGGCATTTAGCAAGTGTGACGCTGCTTGTGTAACtattgtgtaattgtgctgTTATTTTATGAGGCATAACACATCACAGTTCTTGCAGGCTCGGGGGAGAGATTTCACATCCTGAGACAAATTTTAACACAAACCTGCAAACCCGGAGCTGTAGTAAAAGCAGAACATTACTGATTTGGAATAATAAGGTCtgattaaaaatgttgaataaatAGGTAATTTGTCGCTTATTTGCGAATTGTTTCATTCTGTGACGGATCTTCGTGAATACGATAGTTCGCGTTAATGTCTGACACGCCTGCTTCCTGACCCCGGCGTCCACGTGAGCGCGCGTCCGCAGTCCAGACGCTGGCGGGTGCGCGCGCAGCCAGTCGGGATCCGGACTTTTTCAGGGGAAGAGGAACGGCGATGGACTTTCTGATCGGAAATCCCTTCTCTTCTCCCGTGGGACAGCGGATCCGTGAGTGTCGCAgtaattatgatgatgatgaggaggaggatgattaTGATTTGTAATGCGCGAGCGGCGGAAACACCAAAAGCAGAAGTAAAGTGTGTGATGGTGAAAGAGTGTGATGGTGGACTGTAGAATTACAGAATAGTCTGCGGTAACAGGACTGTAACCAACTTGTCGCGTTACTTTataacttcatttttttattggaacTTGCGGGTCGCCAGACGGTGGGCGGGGTCAAAAGTTCACCGCAAGCAAGTCAAAAGGCCATAATTAGAAACGACGTAATTACAAGTTCCCGGCGCTCATCGACAATTCTGCAGATTTCACAACAAGTCCCGGTCTCCGCCCCTCAGATAAGGGATGTGAGGCCGAGTCAAAGGTCACGCCGCGCGAAACGCCCCTTTATTTCATCCAGCAGACATCTCGGAATGGGACGGACCTTCACCATCCTCCCTCCGAGCGAGGGTGCAGCAGCAGCTGACAGTCACATGAAGCTgtggtgtgggtgggtgggtgtgggtgggggtgagagagagtgagagagagagtggggggcTTGGGGGATTTAGGGGATTATAACACGCTGTGGGCAGGAGGAGGAACCTCAATAATTGGAAAACTTCGGTTTGCTTTGTTTTCACCTTGATGTCGCAGAAGGACCCACTCTTCCATTTGTTAAATTTTCCTCCGATGTGTGCGGtcatagttatatatataaaaaaaaatcccagatcGTTCACCTAAATTGATCTTTAATTAAGTTGATTCATTATACAAAAAATAGTATTATTCAAGGAGATATTCCTACAAACACACAGGctgttgtttgttcatttatttagctTCTTTGTTTTGATTGGTTTTGACATTGAAACGTATGGTGGTGGGCGGAGCCTAAACTGAACCAAACAGCCAACCAAACAGCGTTGATGCTGTATCCCAGATCCATTTCattcaaactaaaaaaacaaatcGTTTCCTACTTCATTAAAAGTTGAAATGATGCAGAATATAGAACTGGAACGCTTGGCtagcttttttccttttcttttcagaaCATGCCACCAGTTCCGCTTTACAAGCTGAAGACTGGGGCCTAAATATGGAAATCTGTGACATCATTAACGAGACTGAGGACGGGTGTGTTCACCTTTCATCTGCTCCGCTGTTTTGTGCAGCTTCTCGGTTTGATAATTAGGGCTGAGCAACATGAGCTAAGATTCAAACAGCAAGAACGCTGATCATGATATTCAGTGTAATTAataagaatgaaaaaagaacacaacagGAGGTTTAGACCTTCTTTTTCTTGGGACAATGCGCAGGATGGTTTCAATGTCTACCAACAAGGAAATAATTCGCACGTCAGTTCAGGATGCAAATAAATATACTCCAGATACAGTATGATGCTGCTGTGTACAGCAGTGTTCTGCACAACAGAGTGGAAATAACAGACATTTCTACACACAGCATAGACAAAACAATTTAATTATGCAGTACAATATCTCACCCATATTCACGATATTGTAACGGAACTTGATATGAATCGTTCaattagggctgaaacgattattcgaaaaACTCGAATGattccattacaaaaaaatattcaaggaAAATGATTTGCCCCGAGGCTTCGTGtaattcgtcaccaaagtccatctattatcgtatcgctaCGCAGCACCGGTATCATTGTtctacacggactgttttaactgaggcaaatttcaaagatttaaggaggcgcgaTTTATTGGCAGAAAATCAAGATACCACTGTGCGTAAaagcataaaatgtctgaagtgtgggactattttacgctgcgtggacaacgtagtgcggtgtatacactgtaaaacggacctggcttaccataaaagtacttagtcaatactacagcaccttaaccaaaAGAAtctccaagcggactcggagcttctacaaggtatcgtatttatgattgctaactaacattagcgcttcttagaacctacattatttgtaattatttgcgttatgagtcgatagtgatgaGGCAGgataaggcatgagatctcactcatgtaattaatccctccccatctctccctccagcgtgccacacacacacacacacccacacactctgaCAGGtaacatctcaaaacacgccttccccatacagaaggtagtaataataaatgcaacagatggacaaatatACGTTCATTAGCATATAGGTTTACTTTTGGGcaagtttatagcatttgttgcacaaatcaatgtttttgagacttgcacatgcattgcacactcatgcactaagacaaattctctctctctctattttgcacataacattgcacaaagacaaacattctacctacctacctcatctggatacaactggaaactgaattgtattgtttaagttgaaTTATTAGTAacacttgaattgtttatttatattttctttttactattttgtacctttaaacttttttttctctttattctcagatggacTATAGCAGAGGGTGCAccccttttttattaaaataaacaaaataggctaacctatgtttcttttttttttttcatgtacatcatgaatgtttcacagaaaggttgatttAAATGGGCTTAATTCTGGAtacagtaacccaaaggttttaagctttgatctaattaaagtattgagtttgaataaaaaaaaactttttttgtgaggaataacagccaattgcttgctcattttaagaggattttcatgttgcataacacactattgatagagttgttaaAAAACGCAAAAGTGGAGTTATCCGATTACTCGATGAAAAAATCGccagaatactcgattccaaaaatatttgatagttgcagccctactttcAATCACAATAACTGTATTTCAGCGATATTTTGCTGTCTAGTTTGTGATCATTCTTTACCACATTAAACTGTTGATGGCATTagacatgaaataataataatacatgtttcTTTTGCAGGCCCAAAGATGCGGTGCGAGCGATTAAGAAGAGGATTGTGGGGAATAAGAACTTCCGCGAGGTCATGCTGGCCCTCACGGTAGGGCTGCGTTGCCAGATTTAGACTATAGAATATAAAGCTGCTCTTGGCGCACACGCTGTTTTCGTGGTGAAGCCCTGTGGTCTCCAGACTCCCGGCTCCGTTTCAGGTCCTGGAGACGTGTGTGAAAAACTGCGGCCATCGCTTCCA contains:
- the bglapl gene encoding bone gamma-carboxyglutamate (gla) protein, like, whose amino-acid sequence is MKTFALLAIFGVLSVCLSMGVPQAVEDYGLLSTAGPPDTDGSDSSSASSSASDSSASDSTSSSESNSDSASDSASDSSSDSTSSSDSTSDSASSSSESHSSEENPAPEVVVKRDVAAALLKRPRRATVAADLSPVQLESLREVCEANLACEDMAETAGIIAAYTAYYGPITL